In Streptomyces sp. SLBN-118, the following are encoded in one genomic region:
- the afsQ1 gene encoding two-component system response regulator AfsQ1 — protein MPFLLLIEDDDAIRTALELSLSRQGHRVATAATGEDGLKLLREQRPDLIVLDVMLPGIDGFEVCRRIRRTDQLPIILLTARSDDIDVVVGLESGADDYVVKPVQGRVLDARIRAVLRRGERESTDSATFGSLVIDRSAMTVTKNGEDLQLTPTELRLLLELSRRPGQALSRQQLLRLVWEHDYLGDSRLVDACVQRLRAKVEDVPSSPTLIRTVRGVGYRLDVPQ, from the coding sequence GTGCCTTTCCTGTTGCTGATCGAGGACGACGACGCCATCCGCACGGCCCTCGAGCTCTCCCTGTCACGCCAGGGCCACCGAGTGGCCACCGCGGCGACGGGCGAGGACGGCCTGAAACTGCTGCGCGAGCAGCGGCCGGACCTGATCGTGCTCGACGTGATGCTGCCCGGGATCGACGGTTTCGAGGTGTGCCGGCGCATCAGGCGCACCGACCAGCTGCCGATCATTCTGCTGACCGCACGCAGTGACGACATCGATGTGGTCGTGGGTCTCGAGTCCGGCGCGGACGACTATGTCGTCAAGCCCGTGCAGGGCCGTGTGCTGGACGCCCGGATCCGTGCCGTACTGCGGCGCGGTGAGCGGGAGTCCACCGATTCGGCGACCTTCGGTTCGCTGGTGATCGACCGCTCCGCGATGACGGTCACCAAGAACGGCGAGGACCTGCAGCTCACCCCGACCGAGCTGCGGCTTCTCCTTGAGCTGAGCCGCAGGCCCGGGCAGGCTCTGTCGCGGCAGCAGCTACTGCGGCTGGTGTGGGAGCACGACTACCTCGGCGACTCACGACTTGTGGACGCGTGTGTGCAGCGGCTGCGGGCGAAGGTGGAGGACGTACCGTCCTCGCCGACCCTGATCCGTACCGTGCGCGGCGTGGGTTACCGGCTGGACGTCCCCCAGTGA
- a CDS encoding aldehyde dehydrogenase family protein, translated as MSEATRLGVFKTYKLYVGGKFPRSESGRVYEVTAKTSAAGAAGKGKWLANAPLSSRKDARDAVVAARKAFGGWSGATAYNRGQILYRIAEMLEGRRDQFVREVADAEGLSKSKAAAVVDAAVDRWVWYAGWTDKIGQIVGGANPVAGPFFNLSTPEPTGVVTILAPQESSFLGLVSVLAPVIATGNTAIVIASEKSPLPALSLGEVLATSDLPGGVVNILSGRTAEIATPLASHQDVNAIDLTGADDVLAKELEVAAADNLKRVLRPQPVDFSADPGTHRLTAFLETKTVWHPTGSLGASGSAY; from the coding sequence TGACGGCGAAAACATCAGCCGCTGGCGCGGCGGGCAAAGGCAAGTGGCTGGCCAACGCCCCTCTCTCCTCCCGCAAGGACGCGCGTGACGCGGTCGTGGCGGCCCGCAAGGCCTTCGGCGGCTGGTCCGGCGCGACCGCGTACAACCGCGGCCAGATCCTCTACCGCATCGCCGAGATGCTGGAGGGCCGCCGGGACCAGTTCGTACGCGAAGTGGCGGACGCGGAGGGCCTGTCCAAGTCGAAGGCCGCGGCCGTCGTGGACGCGGCGGTCGACCGGTGGGTCTGGTACGCGGGCTGGACCGACAAGATCGGCCAGATCGTGGGCGGGGCGAACCCGGTCGCGGGCCCGTTCTTCAACCTCTCCACCCCCGAGCCGACCGGCGTCGTGACGATCCTCGCGCCGCAGGAGTCGTCATTCCTGGGGCTGGTCTCGGTGCTCGCCCCGGTGATCGCGACGGGCAACACCGCGATCGTGATCGCTTCGGAGAAGTCCCCGCTCCCGGCGCTCTCGCTCGGCGAGGTGCTGGCCACGTCCGACCTCCCAGGAGGCGTGGTCAACATCCTCTCGGGCCGGACCGCGGAGATCGCCACGCCGCTGGCCTCGCACCAGGACGTCAACGCCATCGACCTCACCGGTGCCGATGACGTACTGGCGAAGGAGCTCGAAGTCGCGGCTGCGGACAACCTCAAGCGCGTCCTTCGTCCACAGCCTGTGGATTTCTCGGCCGATCCCGGCACGCACCGCCTGACCGCCTTCCTGGAGACGAAGACGGTCTGGCACCCGACGGGTTCCCTCGGCGCGTCCGGCTCGGCGTACTGA
- a CDS encoding PspC domain-containing protein, with amino-acid sequence MSALVRPRDGRMIGGVCAALARRFGTSATTMRVIFVLSCLLPGPQFLVYLALWVFLPSEKNASTAW; translated from the coding sequence ATGTCCGCACTTGTCCGCCCCCGCGACGGACGCATGATCGGCGGAGTGTGCGCAGCGCTGGCACGGCGCTTCGGCACCTCGGCGACGACGATGCGTGTGATCTTTGTTCTCTCGTGTCTGCTGCCCGGACCGCAGTTCCTGGTCTACCTGGCGCTCTGGGTGTTCCTGCCCTCGGAGAAGAACGCCAGTACGGCCTGGTAG
- a CDS encoding LysR family transcriptional regulator, with protein MVHQQSSQARLSLSSYEEDIALLLAPRLAYFAGVARHEHVTRAAQEMGVPQSTLSRAIVRLERDLGVVLFARKGRTVSLTPAGRTFLTSVERALAEVERAAESVQADADPASGKVAFGFLHTMGSETVPGLIRAFRADHPRIRFTLVQNYGEAMIERLRAGELDLCLTSPVPDAPDLVARRLDEQRLRLVVPDDHRLASRKRIRLAEAADETFVTLEPGYGLRRITDDLCAEAGFTPRVAFEGEEAETLRGLVAAGLGVALLPPPAVARPGVVELTVTSPRAAREIGVAWLDGHADTAPVAAFKRFLLSRRGHLLPD; from the coding sequence ATGGTGCATCAACAGAGCTCACAGGCGCGGCTGTCACTGAGTAGTTACGAAGAAGACATCGCGCTGCTGCTCGCTCCACGGCTCGCGTACTTCGCCGGGGTGGCCCGGCACGAGCATGTGACGCGTGCCGCTCAGGAGATGGGCGTGCCGCAGTCGACGCTCTCGCGGGCGATCGTGCGCCTCGAACGGGACCTGGGGGTGGTGCTGTTCGCCCGCAAGGGCCGTACGGTCTCGCTGACGCCGGCCGGCCGGACCTTCCTCACATCCGTCGAGCGGGCGCTCGCCGAGGTGGAGCGGGCGGCGGAGTCGGTCCAGGCGGACGCGGATCCGGCGTCCGGCAAGGTGGCCTTCGGCTTCCTGCACACCATGGGCTCCGAGACCGTGCCGGGCCTGATCCGGGCCTTCCGCGCCGACCACCCGCGTATCCGCTTCACTCTCGTCCAGAACTACGGCGAGGCGATGATCGAGCGACTTCGGGCCGGGGAACTCGACCTGTGCCTGACCTCACCGGTCCCGGACGCACCGGATCTGGTTGCCCGCCGCCTCGACGAGCAGCGCCTGCGTCTGGTGGTCCCGGACGACCACCGCCTGGCCTCCCGCAAGCGGATCCGCCTGGCCGAAGCGGCCGACGAAACGTTCGTCACCCTCGAACCCGGGTACGGCCTGCGGCGCATCACCGACGACCTCTGCGCGGAGGCGGGCTTCACGCCGCGTGTCGCCTTCGAGGGCGAAGAGGCGGAAACCCTGCGCGGCCTGGTCGCGGCGGGCCTGGGCGTGGCGCTGCTCCCGCCCCCGGCGGTGGCCCGCCCGGGAGTGGTCGAACTGACGGTGACGTCCCCGCGCGCGGCCCGCGAAATCGGCGTCGCCTGGCTGGACGGCCACGCGGACACGGCGCCGGTGGCGGCGTTCAAGAGGTTCCTGCTGTCGCGCCGGGGCCATCTGCTGCCTGACTGA
- a CDS encoding VanZ family protein, which translates to MQRQGPAGSAAIRFRAAGVILLLAHLLLVSWLTLRPLDVVWVTPANLEPLAGIKADLALGPVEAARRIGEGLVLLAPLGILLPMAGGKLTVSPLVSLTRTVAAGALLSLGIELLQTAVPGRVLDVDSLLLNTAGVALAHLAVVPAGRARLRRKQARTSPAGSSRRRRGAMLREDASQGPTPTIPRVGIAP; encoded by the coding sequence GTGCAGCGTCAAGGTCCGGCAGGCAGTGCCGCCATCCGCTTCCGCGCGGCGGGGGTCATCCTCCTCCTCGCGCATCTGCTGCTCGTTTCCTGGCTGACGCTGCGCCCACTCGATGTGGTGTGGGTGACGCCCGCGAATCTCGAGCCGCTCGCCGGTATCAAGGCGGATCTCGCGCTGGGGCCGGTGGAAGCCGCGCGCCGGATCGGCGAAGGCCTGGTACTGCTCGCCCCCCTCGGCATACTGCTGCCCATGGCGGGCGGCAAGCTCACCGTCTCTCCGCTGGTCTCGCTGACCCGTACGGTCGCGGCGGGGGCCCTGCTGTCGCTCGGCATAGAGCTGCTGCAGACCGCGGTCCCCGGGCGGGTTCTCGACGTGGACTCGCTGCTGCTGAACACGGCCGGGGTGGCCCTGGCCCATCTGGCCGTCGTGCCCGCGGGCCGGGCGCGGCTCCGCCGCAAGCAGGCGCGGACGTCCCCGGCGGGCTCTTCCCGGCGGCGGCGCGGGGCCATGCTCCGGGAGGACGCTTCTCAGGGGCCGACCCCGACGATTCCCAGGGTCGGGATCGCCCCGTAG
- a CDS encoding uridine kinase: MTLNTNLRPEGSPSRGNASHWCPVTSSAIPTRVVLLSGPSGSGKSSLAARTGLPVLRLDDFYKEGDDPTLPLVAGSSDIDWDSPESWDADAAVAAVAELCRTGRTTVPVYDIATSSRVGVEAFATGRTPLFVAEGIFAADIVGRCRELGVLADALCLRGRPSTTFRRRLARDLREGRKSAGFLLRRGWRLMRAERGIVARQTGLGAYPCDKAEALGRLAAAAAGRRTPAARTMA, translated from the coding sequence GTGACGCTCAATACCAACCTCCGCCCCGAGGGGTCCCCTTCACGGGGCAATGCCTCACACTGGTGTCCCGTGACCTCTTCCGCCATCCCCACTCGCGTCGTGCTGCTCTCGGGTCCCTCCGGGTCAGGAAAGTCCTCCCTCGCCGCCCGTACCGGCCTCCCGGTGCTGCGCCTGGACGACTTCTACAAGGAGGGCGACGACCCGACGCTCCCGCTGGTCGCGGGCAGTTCGGACATCGACTGGGACTCCCCGGAGTCGTGGGACGCGGACGCGGCGGTGGCGGCGGTCGCCGAGCTGTGCCGCACGGGACGTACGACCGTGCCCGTGTACGACATCGCCACGAGTTCGCGCGTCGGTGTGGAGGCGTTCGCCACAGGCCGGACGCCACTGTTCGTGGCAGAGGGGATCTTCGCGGCGGACATCGTCGGGCGCTGCCGGGAACTGGGCGTACTGGCGGACGCGCTGTGCCTGCGTGGCCGCCCGTCGACGACGTTCCGCCGGCGGCTGGCACGAGATCTGCGCGAGGGCCGCAAGTCGGCGGGGTTCCTGCTGCGGCGGGGCTGGCGCCTGATGCGCGCGGAACGGGGCATCGTGGCCCGCCAGACGGGCCTGGGCGCGTACCCCTGTGACAAGGCCGAGGCCCTCGGCCGCCTCGCGGCCGCGGCGGCGGGCCGCCGGACGCCCGCGGCGCGCACGATGGCCTGA
- a CDS encoding ATP-binding protein, whose translation MKQSAAKTLGVAALGAAFAAAAAGTATAAPVALPGSAPSLDTVTSVAPVQEALTTLPAGAPQALPGTLQGTAAKVLPTSDAADPVGGLLGGLPVGKATGGLPTSGVPGGGLPGVPLPGVGLPGLGG comes from the coding sequence ATGAAGCAGTCTGCTGCCAAGACTCTCGGTGTCGCCGCCCTCGGCGCCGCCTTCGCCGCTGCCGCCGCGGGCACCGCGACCGCCGCGCCCGTCGCTCTCCCCGGATCCGCCCCCTCGCTGGACACCGTCACCAGCGTCGCGCCCGTCCAGGAGGCTCTGACGACGCTTCCGGCCGGTGCTCCCCAGGCGCTGCCCGGCACCCTCCAGGGGACGGCGGCCAAGGTGCTGCCCACCTCCGACGCGGCCGACCCCGTCGGCGGCCTGCTCGGCGGCCTGCCGGTCGGCAAGGCCACCGGCGGCCTGCCCACCAGCGGTGTGCCCGGCGGCGGCCTGCCCGGCGTTCCTCTGCCCGGCGTCGGTCTGCCCGGTCTCGGCGGCTGA
- a CDS encoding adenosine deaminase, whose translation MTSQSLNTPTADQIRRAPKVLLHDHLDGGLRPGTIIELARETGYEALPEAEPDKLGIWFREAADSGSLERYLETFAHTCAVMQTRDALFRVAAECAEDLAEDGVVYAEVRYAPEQHLEGGLSLEEVVEAVNEGFREGERRARESGHRIRVGALLTAMRHAARALEIAELANRYRDTGVVGFDIAGAEAGFPPTRHLDAFEYLKRENNHFTIHAGEAFGLPSIWQALQWCGADRLGHGVRIIDDIEVSDDGAVKLGRLAAYVRDKRIPLELCPTSNLQTGAAASYAEHPIGLLRRLHFRATVNTDNRLMSGTSMSREFELLTDTFGYSLDDMQWFTVNAMKSAFIPFDERLAMINDVIKPGYAELKSEWLFRQTATTSDSSPAEG comes from the coding sequence ATGACGAGCCAGTCCCTCAATACGCCCACCGCGGACCAGATCCGCCGCGCTCCGAAGGTGCTCCTCCACGATCACCTCGATGGCGGGCTGCGTCCGGGCACGATCATCGAACTCGCCCGCGAGACGGGCTATGAAGCGCTTCCCGAGGCCGAGCCCGACAAACTCGGCATCTGGTTCCGCGAGGCGGCCGACTCCGGCTCCCTGGAGCGCTATCTGGAGACGTTCGCACACACCTGCGCCGTCATGCAGACCCGCGACGCCCTGTTCCGTGTGGCGGCCGAATGCGCGGAGGATCTCGCCGAGGACGGGGTCGTCTATGCCGAGGTCCGCTATGCCCCCGAGCAGCACCTGGAAGGCGGGCTGTCCCTCGAAGAGGTCGTCGAGGCCGTCAACGAGGGCTTCCGCGAGGGTGAGCGGCGTGCCCGCGAGAGCGGTCACCGTATCCGCGTCGGCGCTCTGCTCACCGCGATGCGGCACGCGGCCCGCGCTCTGGAGATCGCCGAACTCGCGAACAGATACCGCGACACGGGCGTCGTCGGCTTCGACATCGCGGGCGCCGAGGCGGGCTTCCCGCCCACCCGTCACCTCGACGCATTCGAGTATCTGAAGCGGGAGAACAACCACTTCACGATCCACGCCGGCGAGGCCTTCGGACTGCCGTCCATCTGGCAGGCGCTCCAGTGGTGCGGCGCGGACCGGCTCGGGCACGGTGTGCGGATCATCGACGACATCGAGGTGTCCGACGACGGCGCCGTGAAGCTGGGACGGCTCGCGGCGTACGTACGGGACAAGCGCATCCCGCTGGAGCTCTGCCCGACCTCCAATCTGCAGACCGGCGCGGCCGCTTCCTATGCCGAGCACCCCATCGGACTGTTGCGCAGACTGCACTTCAGGGCCACGGTCAACACCGACAACCGGCTGATGAGCGGCACCAGCATGAGCCGGGAATTCGAGCTGCTGACCGACACTTTCGGATACTCGCTCGACGACATGCAGTGGTTCACCGTCAATGCGATGAAGTCGGCGTTCATTCCTTTCGATGAACGCTTGGCGATGATCAACGACGTCATCAAGCCCGGTTACGCCGAGTTGAAATCCGAATGGCTGTTCCGGCAAACGGCCACGACCAGCGACTCTTCTCCCGCCGAGGGCTGA
- a CDS encoding SigE family RNA polymerase sigma factor — protein MNALHSTNSSAVVTRLHDVVRSTEKSGAVNGRGCVRGAGRQHKPSYMTVVDANAGASAAYGKAAGERPSLSEAEFTAYVQERRASLYATAYHLTGDRYEAEDLLQSALFSTYRAWERITDKAAVGGYLRRTMTNLHISAWRRRKLNEYPTEELPETAGDTDAMRGTELRAVLWQALARLPELQRTMLVLRYYEGRTDPEIAEILDISVGTVKSSIWRSLRRLREDEVLSFGRDEEESFGELVA, from the coding sequence ATGAACGCACTGCACAGCACCAACTCAAGCGCAGTTGTCACGCGTCTCCACGACGTCGTGAGGAGCACGGAGAAGTCCGGCGCGGTGAACGGGCGGGGGTGCGTTCGCGGCGCCGGGCGTCAGCACAAGCCGTCGTACATGACGGTCGTTGACGCGAACGCGGGGGCGAGCGCGGCGTACGGTAAGGCCGCGGGGGAGCGGCCGAGCCTGTCGGAGGCGGAGTTCACCGCCTACGTGCAAGAACGCCGCGCCTCTCTGTACGCGACCGCGTACCACCTGACCGGGGACCGGTACGAGGCGGAGGATCTGCTGCAGAGCGCCCTCTTCTCGACGTACCGGGCCTGGGAAAGGATCACCGACAAGGCGGCGGTCGGGGGATATCTGCGCCGCACGATGACCAACCTGCACATCAGCGCGTGGCGCCGGCGCAAGCTCAACGAGTACCCGACGGAGGAGCTGCCGGAGACGGCGGGCGACACCGACGCGATGCGGGGTACGGAACTGCGCGCGGTGCTCTGGCAGGCGCTGGCCAGGCTGCCCGAGCTCCAGCGGACGATGCTGGTCCTTCGCTACTACGAGGGCCGCACCGACCCGGAGATCGCGGAAATCCTGGACATCAGTGTCGGCACGGTGAAGTCGAGCATCTGGCGGTCGCTCCGCCGGCTGCGTGAGGACGAGGTCCTCAGCTTCGGCCGTGACGAGGAAGAGTCCTTCGGCGAGCTGGTGGCTTGA
- a CDS encoding alpha/beta hydrolase, with the protein MVVLLPDGQAESVRRPSPLSYAAALPLGRTLARAGRTDGLAVHAVRYRCRGWNGPDAPLAADATWAVDEVVRRYGDVPVCLTGHGMGGRAALRAAGHPAVNSVLAMAPWLPEDDMAATPEPVKQLVGRQVLIVHGTNDARTDPELSYRLAERAKKTNRDTCRFEVHSDGHALRQHHEEVLALASDFVLGALFTRTYARPVADALAAPPPLGLRMPLAAGFGRSLRH; encoded by the coding sequence GTGGTGGTGCTCCTGCCGGACGGCCAGGCGGAGTCGGTACGCAGGCCCTCACCGCTGTCGTACGCGGCGGCGCTGCCACTGGGCCGCACGCTGGCTCGCGCGGGCCGCACGGACGGCCTGGCGGTGCACGCGGTCCGCTACCGCTGCCGCGGCTGGAACGGCCCGGACGCGCCACTGGCGGCGGACGCGACATGGGCGGTGGACGAGGTGGTACGGCGCTACGGCGACGTCCCGGTCTGCCTCACGGGCCACGGAATGGGCGGCCGGGCTGCCCTGCGGGCGGCAGGCCACCCGGCGGTCAACTCGGTGCTGGCGATGGCACCCTGGCTGCCGGAGGACGACATGGCGGCCACGCCGGAGCCGGTGAAACAGCTGGTGGGGCGCCAGGTGCTGATAGTGCACGGCACGAACGACGCGCGCACGGACCCCGAACTCTCCTACCGCCTGGCGGAACGCGCGAAGAAGACGAACCGCGACACATGCCGCTTCGAGGTCCACTCGGACGGCCATGCGCTGCGCCAGCACCATGAGGAAGTCCTGGCGCTGGCGTCGGACTTCGTCCTGGGCGCCCTGTTCACGCGCACGTACGCCCGCCCGGTGGCCGATGCCCTCGCCGCCCCGCCGCCCCTGGGCTTGAGGATGCCGCTTGCGGCCGGCTTCGGCCGCTCCCTCCGCCACTGA
- a CDS encoding HAMP domain-containing sensor histidine kinase — MSGAAKRAILAGLRWTSLRLRLVVVFALVALTAAVSASGIAYWLNREAVLTRTQDSALGDFRQGMQNRAAALPLRPTQSELQKTAEQMAGGSAGFSVLLIGERDKGKPIVGVSDPDTFTLDDVPAKLQEAVNERQGVGAGNSVPYHLYWQRTQRRGKPYLVGGTRIIGGGPTGYVFKSLDQERQDLNSLAWSLGIATALALVGSALLAQAAATTVLKPVHRLGEAARRLGEGKLDTRLRVSGTDELAELARTFNKTAESLEKKVADMSAREESSRRFVADMSHELRTPLTALTAVTEVLEDEADSLDPMIAPAVNLVVSETRRLGDLVENLMEVTRFDAGTARLVLDTVDVADQVTACIDARAWLDAVDLDAERGIMAGLDPRRLDVILANLIGNALKHGGSPVRVSVRPVDDELLIEVRDHGPGIPPDVLPHVFDRFYKASASRPRSEGSGLGLSIAMENAHIHGGDITAANSADGDGAVFVLRLPRDASSLKDGDGHGDRDADQDPADDRGEEGAQ, encoded by the coding sequence GTGAGCGGTGCCGCAAAGCGCGCGATACTCGCCGGGCTCCGCTGGACGAGTCTTCGGCTCCGTCTTGTCGTCGTCTTCGCCCTGGTCGCGCTGACCGCTGCCGTGTCCGCCTCGGGCATCGCCTACTGGCTCAACCGGGAAGCCGTGCTGACCCGTACGCAGGACTCGGCGCTCGGCGACTTCCGCCAGGGGATGCAGAACCGTGCCGCCGCGCTGCCGCTGCGGCCCACCCAGAGCGAACTGCAGAAAACCGCCGAGCAGATGGCCGGAGGCAGCGCCGGTTTCAGCGTGCTGCTCATCGGCGAGCGCGACAAGGGCAAGCCGATCGTCGGCGTTTCCGATCCGGACACCTTCACGCTCGACGACGTCCCGGCCAAGCTGCAGGAGGCGGTGAACGAGCGGCAGGGCGTCGGCGCCGGCAACTCCGTCCCGTACCACCTCTACTGGCAGCGCACCCAGCGCCGCGGCAAGCCCTACCTGGTCGGCGGTACGCGGATCATCGGCGGCGGCCCGACCGGCTATGTGTTCAAGTCGCTGGACCAGGAGCGCCAGGACCTCAACTCCCTCGCCTGGTCGCTGGGGATCGCCACCGCGCTGGCCCTGGTCGGCTCGGCACTGCTCGCGCAGGCCGCCGCCACCACCGTCCTCAAGCCCGTGCACCGGCTGGGCGAGGCGGCCCGGCGGCTCGGCGAGGGCAAGCTCGACACCCGGCTGCGGGTCTCGGGCACGGACGAACTCGCCGAGCTGGCGAGGACGTTCAACAAGACGGCCGAGTCGCTGGAGAAGAAGGTCGCGGACATGAGCGCGCGGGAGGAGTCCAGCCGCCGCTTCGTCGCCGACATGTCGCACGAGCTGCGCACCCCGCTGACCGCGCTGACCGCCGTCACCGAAGTTCTCGAGGACGAGGCCGACAGCCTCGACCCGATGATCGCGCCCGCCGTGAACCTGGTGGTGAGCGAGACCCGCCGGCTCGGCGACCTCGTCGAGAACCTGATGGAGGTCACCCGCTTCGACGCGGGAACGGCCAGGCTCGTCCTCGACACGGTCGACGTCGCCGACCAGGTGACCGCCTGCATCGACGCGCGCGCCTGGCTGGACGCGGTGGACCTGGACGCGGAGCGCGGGATCATGGCGGGGCTCGATCCGCGCCGGCTCGATGTGATCCTGGCGAATCTGATCGGCAACGCCCTCAAGCACGGCGGCTCGCCGGTGCGGGTGTCGGTGCGGCCGGTCGACGACGAGCTGCTGATCGAGGTACGGGACCACGGGCCGGGGATTCCCCCGGACGTACTGCCGCATGTCTTCGACCGTTTCTACAAGGCGAGCGCCTCGCGGCCGCGCTCCGAGGGCAGTGGGCTCGGGCTGTCGATCGCGATGGAGAACGCCCACATCCACGGAGGCGACATCACCGCGGCCAACTCGGCGGACGGCGACGGCGCGGTGTTCGTGCTGCGGCTGCCGCGGGACGCCTCGTCGCTGAAGGACGGCGACGGGCACGGCGACAGGGACGCAGACCAGGACCCCGCGGACGACCGGGGAGAGGAAGGCGCGCAGTGA